Proteins encoded in a region of the Delphinus delphis chromosome 13, mDelDel1.2, whole genome shotgun sequence genome:
- the TRAFD1 gene encoding TRAF-type zinc finger domain-containing protein 1, translating into MAEFLDGQDTRLCDNCKKEIPVFNFTIHEIHCQRNIGMCPICKEPFPKSDMETHMATEHCQVTCKCNKKLEKRQLKKHEETECPLRLALCQHCDLELSVLKLKDHEDYCGARTELCGNCGRNVLVKDLKTHPEVCGRDVEEKRDEVAMPPNAYDDSWGQDGIWIASQLRQIEALDPPMRLPRRPLRAFESELFQSRTTNQRSMTAQFPIQNNLLEEQERQERNRSRQTLKEGGEDSANLDFMLALSLQNEGQAPNLAEQDFWRVICEADQSHEGPGALNDIRGAADETMLPCEFCEELYPEELLIDHQTSCNPSCALPPISVGNASPKGVEDPDVIFQKLMQQAASNQLDSLMGLSSSPSVEDSIIIPCEFCGVQLEEEVLFHHQDQCDQRPATANNHMSEGIPSQDLQPRQTSPELPKRRVRHQGDLSSRYMDDIKQEMAKGPTYPLPASRPTNNMTATSNRLTTSTSGPRPGCQPSPPRALKLNNLDSQGIQGHNRNSHNGALAPGHVPVVHSARSLYPENLVPSFPRGPSGRCGASGRSEGGRNPRVTPTTASYRSRTAKAKPSKQQGAGDAEEEEEEE; encoded by the exons ATGGCTGAATTTCTGGATGGCCAGGACACTCGACTGTGTGACAACTG caaaaaagaaattcCTGTGTTTAACTTTACCATCCATGAGATCCACTGTCAAAGGAACATTGGTATGTGTCCTATCTGCAAGGAACCATTTCCCAAATCTGACATGGAGACTCACATGGCTACAGAACACTGTCAG GTGACCTGCAAATGTAACAAGAAGTTGGAGAAGAGGCAGTTAAAGAAGCATGAG GAGACTGAGTGTCCTCTACGACTTGCCCTTTGCCAGCACTGTGATTTGGAACTTTCTGTTCTCAAACTGAAAGACCATGAAGATTACTGTGGTGCCCGGACAGAGTTATGTGGCAACTGTGGGCGCAATGTCCTGGTGAAAGATCTGAAGACTCACCCTGAAGTTTGTGGGAGAGATGTGGAGGAAAAGAGAGATGAGGTTGCCATGCCGCCTAATGCATATGATGATTCTTGGGGTCAAGATGGTATCTGGATTGCATCCCAACTCAGACAAATTGAGGCTCTGGACCCACCCATGAGGCTCCCTCGAAGGCCCCTGAGAGCCTTTGAATCAGAACTTTTCCAAAGTAGAACCACCAACCAAAGGAGCATGACAGCCCAGTTTCCAATTCAGAATAATCTAT tggAAGAacaagaaaggcaggaaaggaataGAAGCCGACAGACCCTCAAAGAGGGTGGTGAAGACAGTGCAAACTTGGATTTCATGTTGGCCCTAAGTCTGCAAAATGAAGGCCAGGCCCCCAACTTGGCAGAGCAGGACTTCTGGAGGGTCATATGTGAGGCAGACCAGTCCCATGAAGGTCCCGGTGCTCTGAATGACATAAGGG GTGCAGCTGATGAGACCATGTTGCCTTGTGAATTTTGTGAGGAGCTCTACCCAGAGGAACTGCTGATTGACCATCAG ACGAGTTGTAACCCTTCATGTGCCTTACCTCCGATCAGTGTGGGCAATGCTTCTCCCAAAGGGGTGGAGGACCCTGATGTGATCTTCCAGAAGTTGATGCAGCAGGCTGCAAGTAACCAGTTAGACTCTTTGATGGGCCTGAGCAGTTCACCTTCTGTGGAGGACAGCATCATCATCCCCTGTGAATTCTGTGGGGTCCAGCTGGAAGAGGAGGTGCTATTCCATCATCAG GACCAGTGTGACCAACGCCCAGCTACAGCAAACAACCACATGTCGGAGGGGATTCCTAGTCAGGATCTCCAGCCTCGACAGACTTCACCAGAGCTACCCAAGAGGCGTGTCAGACACCAGG GAGACCTGTCTTCTCGTTACATGGATGATATCAAGCAGGAAATGGCCAAAGGGCCCACCTATCCTCTCCCTGCCAGCAGACCCACTAACAATATGACGGCTACTTCTAACCGCCTGACAACATCCACATCAGGCCCCAGACCTGGGTGCCAGCCCAGCCCTCCTCGCGCTCTGAAGCTCAACAACTTAGACAGCCAGGGCATCCAGGGGCACAATCGAAACAGCCATAATGGGGCCCTGGCTCCTGGGCACGTTCCAGTGGTTCACTCCGCTCGAAGTCTCTACCCAGAAAACCTTGTGCCCTCTTTCCCCCGTGGGCCTTCAGGGAGATGCGGAGCAAG TGGCAGGAGTGAAGGTGGCAGGAACCCCCGGGTCACCCCCACGACCGCCAGCTACCGCAGCAGAACTGCAAAG GCAAAACCCTCCAAGCAGCAGGGAGCTGGGGatgcagaggaggaagaggaggaggagtaa